A genomic window from Flavobacterium azooxidireducens includes:
- a CDS encoding M20/M25/M40 family metallo-hydrolase: MRQKKLFVFLFILSGFLSLAQVTNKDVLNAHVSYLASEQLEGRGLGTDGKDLAKTYIKKEFESAGLMAMGEDHFQEFPLKMGMVWVKATNVVGMVEGSDPLLKNEYIVIGAHYDHMGYEMRKGTKVIYPGADDNASGVAAIIELAKHFNKAGNKPKRSLIFIAFDAEESGLLGSKHYVETIDAELRNQIKVMFSFDMVGMLEANKGLDLKGIGSLVNGVEIAKKHTEGITLLNTSASIENRTDTEPFGDKGIPAIHVFTGTKSPYHKPEDKADLLDYDGMTKVVDYTAKLISDIGNQPQLEAASSLKSIQTTNDNGITKRFQAGLVLNLGNGRHLYKDEFFDAKNSFSYSAGIQMNYKLSRVVHLNLEALYDDNRSKSAQGTFKRQSITVPLNVEIGTPTNSGNSMRMFVFAGPYYRHNFDGKDGNINLDFDTIYRENEWGYNFGIGMDVNKIRLAFVYRSAFQSIIEDGANIRATGSYITLGYRF; the protein is encoded by the coding sequence CTTCTGAACAATTAGAAGGAAGAGGATTGGGAACAGACGGTAAAGATTTGGCTAAAACCTACATCAAAAAAGAATTTGAATCAGCCGGTTTGATGGCCATGGGCGAAGATCATTTTCAAGAATTTCCTTTAAAAATGGGTATGGTTTGGGTAAAAGCCACCAATGTTGTTGGAATGGTTGAAGGGTCAGACCCGTTATTGAAAAATGAATATATCGTTATTGGAGCTCATTATGACCACATGGGTTACGAGATGCGAAAAGGCACAAAAGTTATTTATCCCGGTGCCGATGATAACGCATCCGGTGTGGCTGCAATTATTGAATTGGCAAAGCACTTTAATAAAGCCGGAAACAAACCCAAACGGAGTTTAATTTTTATTGCTTTTGATGCCGAAGAAAGTGGATTGTTAGGCTCTAAACATTATGTAGAAACCATTGATGCAGAGCTACGCAATCAAATTAAAGTTATGTTTAGTTTTGACATGGTTGGTATGTTGGAAGCTAATAAAGGCTTAGATTTAAAAGGAATAGGAAGCTTAGTTAACGGAGTAGAAATTGCCAAAAAGCATACAGAAGGAATCACGTTATTAAACACAAGTGCTTCTATTGAAAACAGAACAGATACCGAACCTTTTGGTGATAAAGGAATTCCGGCAATTCATGTATTCACCGGAACAAAATCACCCTATCACAAACCGGAAGACAAAGCCGATTTGTTGGATTATGATGGAATGACTAAAGTGGTAGATTATACCGCAAAATTAATTTCAGATATTGGTAATCAGCCGCAATTGGAAGCAGCATCTTCTTTAAAAAGTATTCAAACAACAAACGACAATGGTATTACAAAGCGTTTTCAAGCCGGTTTGGTTTTAAATCTTGGAAATGGAAGACATCTTTATAAAGATGAGTTTTTTGATGCCAAAAACTCCTTTAGTTACAGTGCCGGTATTCAAATGAACTATAAATTATCACGTGTAGTACATTTGAATCTTGAGGCTTTGTATGATGATAATCGCAGTAAATCTGCTCAAGGAACCTTTAAAAGACAATCCATTACTGTTCCATTGAATGTAGAGATAGGAACGCCAACTAATTCCGGAAACAGTATGCGTATGTTTGTTTTTGCAGGACCTTATTACCGTCATAATTTTGATGGAAAAGACGGAAATATCAACTTAGATTTTGATACTATTTATAGAGAAAATGAATGGGGCTACAATTTTGGTATTGGTATGGATGTGAATAAAATAAGATTAGCTTTTGTTTATAGAAGTGCTTTTCAGTCAATTATTGAAGACGGAGCAAACATTAGAGCCACAGGAAGTTATATAACATTAGGCTATCGATTTTAA
- the pth gene encoding aminoacyl-tRNA hydrolase, whose amino-acid sequence MINWITSLFQTQKPATEPDMKKFLIVGLGNIGAEYANTRHNIGFKILDHFAKKESISFQTAKLGDVAEFKIKGRTLIFLKPNTYMNLSGKAVKYWMEKENIEKENVLVITDDLNLSFGTIRIKTKGSDGGHNGLKSIQSLLNTTEYPRFRFGISDQFKKGQQVNYVLGEWDEEEKSKLTERLELSAQIIQSFALAGLSNTMNEFNGK is encoded by the coding sequence ATGATTAACTGGATCACATCACTTTTTCAAACCCAAAAACCCGCCACAGAACCGGATATGAAAAAATTTCTAATCGTCGGACTCGGAAACATCGGAGCCGAATATGCCAATACTCGCCACAACATCGGATTCAAAATACTCGACCATTTTGCCAAAAAAGAAAGCATCAGTTTTCAAACCGCTAAGTTGGGCGACGTAGCCGAATTCAAAATCAAAGGACGAACCTTGATTTTTCTCAAACCCAACACCTATATGAACCTCAGCGGAAAAGCCGTGAAATATTGGATGGAAAAAGAAAACATCGAAAAGGAAAATGTTTTGGTCATCACCGACGATTTAAACCTCAGTTTCGGAACCATCCGCATCAAAACCAAAGGAAGCGATGGCGGTCACAACGGATTAAAAAGTATCCAAAGTTTATTAAATACCACCGAATATCCACGTTTTCGCTTTGGCATCAGCGACCAATTCAAAAAAGGTCAACAAGTGAATTACGTTTTGGGTGAATGGGACGAAGAGGAAAAATCAAAACTAACCGAACGATTAGAATTATCTGCTCAAATCATTCAATCGTTTGCTTTAGCAGGATTAAGCAACACAATGAACGAATTCAACGGAAAATAA
- a CDS encoding 50S ribosomal protein L25/general stress protein Ctc: MKSITIKGSERENVGKKATKAVRDAGMVPCVIYGGDQPVHFTAEEKAFKNLVYTPNAHTVVIELNSGKKADVILQDIQFHPVSDKILHIDFYALKDDKEIVMEIPVKVTGTSPGVLAGGVLRLNQRRLKVRALPKNLPDFVEANISPLEMGNKLYVTKIETNNFKLMHPDNTVVAQVRISRAAMKAAQEAAKAEKGGAKKKK; the protein is encoded by the coding sequence ATGAAATCGATTACGATTAAAGGATCAGAAAGAGAAAACGTAGGCAAAAAGGCAACGAAGGCCGTACGTGATGCTGGAATGGTTCCTTGCGTTATTTACGGAGGAGATCAACCAGTGCATTTTACAGCAGAAGAAAAAGCGTTCAAAAACTTGGTGTACACTCCAAACGCACACACTGTTGTAATCGAACTAAATAGCGGTAAAAAAGCAGATGTAATTTTACAAGACATCCAATTTCACCCTGTATCAGACAAAATTTTGCACATCGACTTCTATGCGTTAAAAGACGACAAAGAAATCGTTATGGAAATCCCTGTAAAAGTAACAGGAACATCGCCAGGTGTATTAGCCGGTGGAGTTTTACGTTTAAACCAAAGAAGATTAAAAGTGAGAGCTTTACCAAAAAATCTTCCTGATTTCGTAGAAGCAAACATTTCTCCATTAGAAATGGGTAACAAATTATACGTTACAAAAATTGAAACCAACAACTTCAAATTAATGCACCCGGACAACACTGTTGTAGCTCAAGTGAGAATTTCACGTGCCGCTATGAAAGCCGCTCAAGAAGCAGCAAAAGCAGAAAAAGGCGGAGCAAAAAAGAAAAAATAA
- a CDS encoding ribose-phosphate pyrophosphokinase → MSHNEPEAKIFACSKSVYLAEQIAKNYGIPLGKVTFSEYSDGEFQPSFEESIRGLRVFIVCSTFPSADNLMELLLMIDAAKRASARHITPVIPYFGWARQDRKDKPRVPIGAKLVAKLLETAGATRIMTMDLHADQIQGFFEKPVDHLFASTIFLPYVKSLNLENLTIASPDMGGSKRAYAYSKFLESDVVICYKQRKVANVIDTMELIGEVKGRNVVLVDDMIDTGGTLAKAADLMIEKGALSVRAICTHAILSGDAYEKIEKSKLSELIVTDSIPLKKESNKIRVVSCAPLFAEVMHMVQHNNSISGKFLM, encoded by the coding sequence ATGTCACACAACGAACCGGAAGCAAAGATATTTGCTTGTTCAAAAAGTGTATACTTAGCCGAACAAATAGCCAAAAACTATGGAATTCCGCTAGGTAAAGTAACGTTCTCTGAATATAGCGACGGTGAGTTTCAACCGTCTTTTGAAGAATCCATTCGCGGATTGCGGGTCTTCATCGTTTGTTCCACTTTTCCAAGTGCCGACAATTTGATGGAACTTTTGTTAATGATTGATGCTGCCAAAAGAGCATCAGCCAGACACATTACCCCTGTAATTCCTTATTTCGGATGGGCCAGACAAGACAGAAAAGACAAGCCAAGAGTGCCAATTGGAGCAAAACTAGTAGCCAAATTATTAGAAACAGCCGGAGCAACCCGAATTATGACGATGGATTTACACGCCGATCAGATTCAAGGTTTCTTTGAAAAACCGGTTGACCATTTGTTTGCCTCCACCATCTTTTTGCCATATGTAAAAAGTTTGAATTTGGAGAATCTAACGATTGCTTCACCCGACATGGGCGGTTCCAAAAGAGCCTACGCCTATTCTAAATTTCTAGAATCGGATGTTGTAATTTGTTACAAACAACGAAAAGTTGCCAACGTGATCGACACAATGGAACTTATCGGAGAAGTAAAAGGAAGAAACGTCGTTTTAGTTGACGATATGATTGATACCGGCGGAACCCTTGCAAAGGCAGCCGATTTAATGATTGAAAAAGGAGCTCTGAGCGTTCGAGCCATTTGTACACACGCCATTTTATCCGGTGATGCGTACGAAAAAATCGAAAAATCAAAATTGAGCGAATTAATAGTAACCGATTCTATTCCGTTAAAGAAAGAATCAAACAAAATTAGAGTGGTGAGTTGTGCACCGCTTTTTGCAGAAGTAATGCACATGGTGCAACACAACAATTCCATCAGTGGAAAATTTTTAATGTAG
- a CDS encoding GIY-YIG nuclease family protein, producing MFFVYAISSLERNYIYVGLTDDLERRFFEHNSGRNKTTKPYKPFKLIYFEEYATRIEARTREKYFKSGIGKEKLKVIRDNFENEDSNSCT from the coding sequence ATGTTTTTTGTATACGCCATATCAAGTTTAGAAAGAAATTATATCTATGTTGGATTAACAGATGATTTAGAAAGACGTTTTTTTGAACATAATTCAGGAAGAAATAAAACAACAAAACCTTATAAGCCATTTAAGCTTATTTATTTTGAAGAATATGCCACAAGAATAGAAGCTCGAACAAGAGAAAAATATTTTAAATCAGGCATTGGAAAAGAAAAGTTGAAAGTTATTAGAGATAATTTTGAGAATGAAGACTCAAACTCGTGTACTTAG
- a CDS encoding CHAT domain-containing protein — protein MKYVVVVLLSIMLNLSLHSQNSDREMLLNKADSLDKSKNYKASLPLWENLKTSNKEGDVAFYTARYLYAKGGIEIENNNVAGAVSIFEQAIPFISKIKVLDSNKKFISEFYSDLYLSTGFSGNWEKALNYAKTGYDFTAKNLPKDKDLINFVQDQGYILKQLRRYEESIIAYEKALKLAYKFYAKDYFRLGIVHNGLATAYSDLHFHNQSLYHYTKALEFHKKSNDIDKSYVVSSSNNTIWENLSYGDEKQAKIVLDNLNSNFSKWYAEEGFASKTKRGDKIEKEHYKMLKYLSNLRYNNKINKNNFAKNYLDSVVLVFDKLPEDYKPKLYEPMLLARFDYEDVFYKNNVLDENQINQHIAFNKKTLELARKYNSKHDELVACLKLAKVYNKYEKFEEALDVIEEGKKISENFFNASRFTIEILEATILNSQNKTNQSKTKLLKTYQDLLKDETKVATLTNLKYSHFKKFNSDTFIRNIINSATLYFLMYEKDKKKEDLIIAHNLFFIASDMFNEFYLKGKYNYSLNIFNKEISAGLLKTQLLIDPNDKSKIKVILNRIENNSSQHLWNIFEVKNSQNLKVPPSLIRNLNELVFEKNAIEQQLKLSKDNKELKNKLVDLDKNITKIKASINEKDQSYETFKSGNFSIDAIQKKLSTNQLMIKYVVTEKEVYAFAIKNSSIELVNLGEAASIKKIVNQQLKQVNSIDGNYAKTGKLLYEKIVHPMVKNQSVDAIIFVPEDFLNLVSFESLSNKNGQMLVQNFHTSYAYSIKLWDILQTDKKEGNDLNRFVSFAPNYAKIPTENQMRGLLRADLFDLAEAKKEAKKISDLFNGKLYLNEEANRKNFLQATTDFSFHHLAMHSLMEEDYAKSSLVFSDNQKVLFDELYQLNFPSKLVVLSACNTGIGSMESGEGMMSLSRALTYSGVKSSVYSLWQVPDKETSEIMISFYENLKEGQSKDEALANAKRDFIENNPMKNHPFYWAGFVVNGDVSPILESTNWWLYIGIGLAIGLLIFLFRKKLF, from the coding sequence ATGAAATATGTTGTAGTTGTTTTGTTGAGCATTATGCTGAATTTATCATTGCATAGTCAAAATAGTGATAGAGAAATGCTTTTGAATAAAGCAGATTCTTTGGATAAAAGCAAAAATTATAAAGCTTCCTTACCACTATGGGAAAATCTCAAAACGAGCAATAAAGAAGGGGATGTTGCTTTTTATACCGCCCGATATCTTTATGCAAAAGGAGGAATTGAAATTGAAAACAACAATGTTGCTGGAGCTGTTTCGATTTTTGAACAAGCAATTCCATTTATTTCAAAGATTAAAGTATTGGATAGCAATAAAAAGTTTATCAGTGAATTTTATAGTGATTTGTACCTTTCAACCGGATTTTCCGGAAATTGGGAAAAAGCACTCAACTACGCCAAAACAGGATATGACTTCACGGCTAAAAATCTTCCTAAAGACAAAGACTTAATTAATTTTGTTCAAGATCAAGGTTATATTTTAAAGCAGCTTCGTAGGTATGAAGAATCAATTATAGCTTATGAAAAGGCTTTGAAATTGGCATACAAATTTTATGCAAAAGATTATTTTCGCTTAGGAATTGTTCACAACGGCTTGGCAACTGCCTATTCAGATTTACACTTTCATAATCAATCATTGTATCATTACACTAAAGCTCTTGAATTTCACAAAAAGTCAAATGATATAGATAAAAGTTATGTTGTTTCTTCTTCCAACAATACCATTTGGGAAAATTTAAGCTACGGAGATGAAAAGCAAGCAAAAATCGTTTTAGATAACTTGAATTCAAATTTTAGTAAATGGTATGCCGAAGAGGGTTTTGCTTCCAAAACAAAAAGAGGCGATAAAATCGAAAAAGAGCACTACAAAATGCTAAAGTATCTTTCAAACTTACGGTATAACAATAAGATAAATAAGAATAATTTCGCCAAAAATTACTTGGATTCTGTTGTTTTGGTTTTTGATAAATTACCCGAAGATTATAAACCAAAATTATATGAGCCAATGCTTTTGGCAAGGTTTGATTATGAAGATGTTTTTTATAAAAACAATGTTTTAGACGAAAATCAAATCAATCAACACATTGCTTTTAATAAAAAAACTCTTGAATTGGCAAGAAAGTATAATTCTAAACATGATGAGTTAGTAGCTTGTTTAAAGCTAGCCAAGGTTTACAACAAATACGAAAAATTTGAAGAGGCCTTGGACGTTATTGAGGAAGGAAAAAAAATCTCTGAAAACTTTTTCAACGCATCTCGTTTTACTATCGAAATTCTTGAAGCAACTATTTTAAATTCTCAGAATAAAACAAATCAATCTAAAACAAAACTTTTAAAGACTTATCAGGATTTATTAAAGGATGAAACGAAAGTAGCAACCTTAACGAATCTAAAGTATTCTCATTTCAAAAAATTTAATAGTGATACTTTTATTAGAAATATCATTAACTCGGCAACACTTTATTTTTTGATGTATGAGAAAGATAAGAAAAAGGAAGATTTAATAATTGCTCACAATCTTTTTTTTATAGCTTCTGATATGTTTAATGAATTTTATTTGAAAGGGAAATACAATTATAGCTTGAACATTTTTAATAAAGAAATAAGTGCCGGTCTTCTGAAAACACAATTGTTAATTGATCCCAATGATAAATCAAAAATCAAAGTTATTTTAAACCGAATCGAAAATAATTCCTCACAACATTTATGGAATATTTTTGAAGTAAAAAACAGTCAGAATCTCAAAGTTCCACCATCGTTGATAAGAAATTTAAACGAATTGGTTTTTGAAAAAAATGCAATCGAACAACAATTAAAATTAAGTAAAGACAACAAAGAATTAAAAAATAAACTAGTTGATTTAGATAAAAACATTACTAAAATAAAGGCTTCAATCAACGAAAAAGACCAATCGTATGAAACCTTCAAATCAGGTAATTTTTCGATTGATGCTATACAGAAGAAATTATCGACTAATCAATTGATGATAAAATATGTAGTTACTGAAAAGGAAGTTTATGCATTTGCCATTAAAAATTCTTCGATAGAATTGGTGAATTTAGGTGAAGCAGCATCCATCAAAAAAATAGTGAATCAACAACTAAAACAAGTTAATTCCATTGATGGGAATTATGCCAAAACGGGCAAACTATTATACGAAAAAATTGTTCATCCTATGGTAAAAAATCAGTCGGTTGATGCAATCATTTTTGTTCCGGAAGACTTTTTAAACTTGGTTTCTTTTGAAAGTCTTTCCAATAAGAATGGACAAATGTTGGTTCAAAATTTCCATACCAGTTATGCTTATTCAATTAAATTATGGGATATTCTGCAGACTGATAAAAAAGAAGGAAATGACTTAAATCGCTTTGTTTCATTTGCTCCCAATTATGCAAAAATTCCAACCGAAAATCAAATGAGAGGATTGCTAAGAGCTGATTTATTCGATTTAGCCGAAGCTAAGAAAGAGGCAAAAAAAATCAGCGATTTATTTAACGGTAAACTCTATTTGAACGAAGAAGCTAACCGGAAGAATTTTTTACAAGCTACTACCGATTTTTCTTTTCATCATTTAGCTATGCATTCGTTAATGGAAGAAGATTATGCTAAATCTTCATTAGTTTTTTCAGACAACCAGAAAGTGCTTTTTGATGAATTATATCAATTGAATTTTCCATCCAAATTAGTTGTTTTAAGTGCTTGCAACACCGGAATTGGTTCAATGGAAAGTGGCGAAGGCATGATGAGTTTGTCACGTGCGTTAACGTATTCCGGTGTAAAATCATCTGTTTATAGCCTCTGGCAAGTGCCCGATAAAGAAACTTCAGAAATTATGATTTCTTTTTATGAAAATTTAAAAGAAGGTCAGTCCAAAGATGAAGCATTGGCCAATGCCAAACGTGATTTTATAGAAAATAATCCTATGAAAAATCACCCGTTTTATTGGGCTGGATTTGTAGTGAATGGTGATGTTTCTCCAATTCTTGAAAGTACGAATTGGTGGTTGTATATCGGAATTGGTTTAGCAATTGGTTTGCTGATTTTTCTATTCAGAAAAAAATTATTCTAA
- a CDS encoding tetratricopeptide repeat protein codes for MENEELLNKYFEQRLSDEEKVVFESLLQNDSEFAKEVAYQKNVKKAITLNERETLKQTLQSFESNKNQPKKTYQFWSIAAVFLLFFGGLAWFQFMQDSPEKLYKEYYQSYPNVVAPAVRGDNDRNIKSDAFYEYDSGNYQKSLELFSKIYADEEVDYALFYQAMSLIELKRYPEAIALFETFETSDQNAFSPFVKWYKALSYLKTNEKEKAIQLLKELSEKENPQQQMAKNLLAELE; via the coding sequence ATGGAAAATGAAGAGTTACTAAATAAGTATTTTGAGCAGCGACTTTCTGACGAAGAAAAAGTTGTGTTTGAATCTTTATTGCAAAATGACAGTGAATTTGCGAAAGAAGTTGCCTATCAAAAAAACGTGAAGAAAGCAATCACTTTAAACGAAAGAGAAACACTTAAACAAACGTTACAATCGTTTGAATCAAATAAAAATCAACCAAAAAAAACCTACCAATTTTGGTCTATTGCTGCTGTATTTTTATTGTTTTTTGGTGGATTGGCTTGGTTTCAATTTATGCAGGATTCACCTGAAAAATTGTATAAGGAATATTACCAATCCTATCCAAATGTAGTGGCTCCAGCGGTTCGTGGCGACAATGATCGCAACATTAAATCGGATGCATTCTATGAATATGACAGCGGAAATTATCAAAAATCACTTGAATTATTTTCAAAAATTTATGCCGATGAAGAAGTAGATTATGCTCTTTTTTATCAAGCGATGTCGTTGATTGAATTGAAACGTTATCCAGAAGCTATTGCTTTATTTGAAACATTTGAAACATCCGATCAAAATGCCTTTTCCCCTTTTGTCAAATGGTACAAAGCCCTTTCTTATCTCAAAACAAATGAAAAAGAAAAGGCAATTCAACTCTTAAAAGAATTGTCAGAAAAGGAAAATCCGCAACAGCAAATGGCTAAAAACTTATTGGCAGAATTAGAATAA
- a CDS encoding RNA polymerase sigma factor has protein sequence MINAPNLIEQLKTGDEKTIRKIYEENKNGFFLFASRYNLDKDELTDVYQDAVIALLENAKKGKIDELKSSLTTYLFGIGKFMIFQRLKKKNKTIPSDEIEHFEFEYDDYSEDEINIQLISLRESLKKLGEQCLKVLTLFYYEEKKLDEIQSLLGYTNKDVLKSQKSRCLKQLKDLTKK, from the coding sequence ATGATAAATGCCCCAAATTTGATTGAGCAATTAAAAACCGGCGACGAAAAAACCATTCGAAAAATCTATGAAGAAAATAAAAATGGTTTCTTTCTCTTTGCCAGTCGTTATAATTTGGATAAAGATGAATTGACGGATGTGTATCAAGATGCTGTGATTGCACTACTAGAAAATGCCAAAAAAGGTAAGATTGATGAGTTGAAAAGTAGTTTGACTACCTATTTATTTGGAATCGGAAAATTTATGATTTTTCAACGATTGAAGAAAAAAAACAAAACGATTCCGAGTGATGAAATAGAACATTTTGAATTTGAATATGATGACTATTCAGAAGATGAAATTAATATACAACTCATTTCACTTCGAGAAAGTTTGAAAAAATTAGGAGAACAGTGCTTAAAAGTATTAACCTTATTTTATTATGAAGAAAAGAAGTTAGATGAAATTCAATCGCTGTTAGGTTATACAAATAAAGATGTTTTAAAAAGTCAAAAATCACGTTGTTTGAAGCAACTGAAAGACTTAACAAAAAAGTAA
- a CDS encoding OmpA family protein, which yields MKKLLTVLAFLIIIQFSFAQETTVGERVIKNAKDKTYGRGEQKGDETVDKTLNKVEEKITNLFKKKEKKKKETEQQQDSSEQSTDVNQESKPQSSSSKKPVKSNSKFDFEAGEKELYFDNFNRLSIGDFPAEFNTNASGEIVNVDGQSGKWLSMTKNGAFIPDNIKKLPENFTLEFEVGINADPTNNYPGLGLNFTTEPDNLMLERFFSKGISVIYLHPGAATCSVQIIPSSGSEINNEIKMPQWDTSQDNNFVKVSLWRQNGRLRVYVNEDKLVDMPRFFTESKAYDFAFFRSFFKECEVYLTNIRYAVAGADTRNKLITEGKFVTNGILFDVNSDNIKPESGTVLKEIATTLQENPTVRVKIIGHTDSDGADAANLSLSQKRAAAVKTALSSFYGIDGSRLETDGKGESQPLNKNATSAEKAQNRRVEFIKL from the coding sequence ATGAAAAAACTTTTAACCGTGTTAGCTTTTTTAATTATTATCCAATTTTCTTTCGCACAAGAAACAACAGTTGGAGAACGTGTAATTAAAAATGCAAAAGACAAGACGTATGGCAGAGGAGAACAAAAAGGAGACGAAACAGTTGACAAAACCTTAAACAAAGTGGAAGAAAAAATCACCAATTTGTTTAAGAAAAAGGAAAAGAAGAAAAAGGAAACAGAACAACAACAAGATAGTTCTGAACAATCAACAGATGTAAATCAAGAATCCAAACCACAATCATCTTCATCAAAAAAACCAGTTAAATCCAATTCAAAATTTGACTTTGAAGCGGGTGAAAAAGAATTGTATTTCGACAATTTTAATCGATTAAGCATTGGTGATTTTCCGGCAGAATTCAACACCAACGCAAGTGGAGAAATAGTGAATGTAGACGGACAATCAGGCAAATGGCTTTCGATGACCAAAAATGGAGCTTTTATTCCGGATAATATTAAAAAACTTCCGGAGAATTTTACGCTTGAATTTGAAGTTGGAATCAATGCTGATCCTACTAACAACTATCCTGGTTTGGGATTAAATTTTACCACTGAACCGGATAATTTAATGCTGGAACGATTTTTCTCAAAAGGAATATCGGTAATTTATTTGCATCCGGGAGCAGCAACGTGTAGCGTTCAAATTATTCCGTCAAGCGGAAGTGAAATCAATAACGAAATCAAAATGCCGCAATGGGATACTTCACAAGACAACAATTTTGTAAAAGTTTCACTTTGGAGACAAAACGGAAGATTACGCGTTTATGTGAACGAAGATAAATTGGTTGATATGCCTCGTTTTTTCACAGAAAGTAAAGCCTATGATTTTGCTTTTTTCAGAAGCTTTTTTAAAGAATGCGAAGTTTATTTAACGAACATTCGTTACGCTGTTGCAGGTGCTGATACGCGAAATAAATTGATTACCGAAGGTAAATTTGTAACCAACGGAATTCTATTCGACGTAAACAGTGACAACATTAAACCCGAAAGTGGCACTGTTTTAAAAGAAATTGCCACAACATTACAAGAAAACCCAACCGTTCGTGTAAAAATCATTGGTCATACCGATAGCGATGGTGCAGATGCGGCCAATTTATCACTTTCACAAAAAAGAGCAGCTGCCGTTAAAACCGCTTTGTCCAGTTTTTACGGAATTGATGGTTCTCGATTGGAAACAGACGGAAAGGGCGAAAGTCAACCACTTAATAAAAATGCAACATCTGCAGAAAAAGCACAAAACAGAAGAGTAGAATTTATAAAATTATAA